Part of the Solwaraspora sp. WMMA2065 genome is shown below.
GCCGGCAGCTGCCCGGCATCGGCATGGTGCCGTCCCGCGCCCCGGCCACCAGTCGGTCCGTACTGTCCATGGTGGTTTTCGGGATGGCCTACGCCGCCGCGTCGCTGTCCTGCACGATCGCTCCGTTCCTGGCGATCGTGGCGGCCAGCTTCCGCGCCGGCTCGGTCGCGTCCGGGGTGGCCCTGTTCGTGGCGTACGCCGCCGGGATGGGGCTGACCGTCGCGGTCGCAGCCGTCACCGTCGCGCTGGCCCGCGACGGGCTGCTGCGCCGGGTCCGCCGCGCGGCCCCGCTGCTGTCCCGCGTCGGCGGCGCGTTGCTGGTGGCTGCCGGCGGCTACGTCGCCTGGTACGGCTGGTACGAGATCCGGCTGCTGCGCGGCGGGTCGGGCGGGGACCCGCTGATCGACGGCGCCGGCATGGTCCAGCGGTGGCTGGCCGCCACGCTCGATCAGGCCGGGGCGGCCGTCCTGGCCACGGTCCTGGTCGTGCTACTGGCCGGTGCCGGCCTGCTCAGGCTGGCCCGGTCCCGTCATCGGGGCCGCAGGTAGCCCTCCGTCGGAGTTTCGACACATACGGGTCGGAGTCAGGACGCGTGCAGGTACGACGGGTCGTCGAGCCATTCCCGACGGTCCAGGATCGCCCGGTGCAGCCGCTGCACCAGCAGGTTCGGTTCCAGGCCAAGACCGTCGACGAGGTTGGTCCGCAGCAGGTTGTAGACCATCAGCGACTCGGCGGTCCGGCCACCTCGGTACAGGGCGAGCATGAGCAGGTAATGCAGCCGTTCGGACATCGGGTACTCACCAACTGACCGGTAGAGATCAGCGACGACGTGTCCGTGCCGGCGCAGGACGAGCGCGGTCTCGAAGTAGCGTTCCTGGATGGCGACCCGCCGCTCAGTGATCACGTGCGCGGTCGCGGCAAGCACCGGCAGGTCCCGCAGGTCGGCGATCTGAGGGGTGGGCCCTGCCACAGGGCGAGCGCCTCGCCGAGCAGGGCGGCGCTGCCGGGCAGGTCGCCGATCGACTCCGCCTGCTGGGCGCGGATGGTCAGCTCGTCGAACGTCCGCAGGTCGAAGGCGTACCGGTTCAGGTTGAGCAGGTAGCCGGGTGGGCGGGTGGCGAGATCGTCGGACGCCGACCCGGCCGCCTTGAGACGCTGACGCAACCGGCAGACATAGACGTGCAGCGCGGTGAGCGCGGTGCGTGGTGGGTCGCCGGCCCAGATGGCATCGATCAGATGGTCGGTGGAGACGGTCCGGCCTGAGCGTACCGCCAGGTACGCGCGGCAGCTCAAGTTGCGGACCGAGCGGCTCTTCGCGCCGCTGACCGACATCTGGCAACTGTTCTCGCCAGTGCACCGGCCAGAGGAGGTCGACGTGCCGCTGCTGGTGATGCACGACTCCGCCGACCGGGAGATCGCCGTGCGGCGCGCGCACCGGCTGGCCGCCGCCTACCCAGCGGCCCGGATGGTGATCAATCACCGAAGGGCTCGGCCACCGGCGCATCCTGCGTGACCAGACGGTGATCTCGACCGTGTTGGACTTTCTCACCAGTCGAGCAAACCGTGACACCCCACAATGACCCGCCCGCCGGGCCGCCTGCGCCGATCGCCGTCGTCGGAATGTCCTGCCGGCTGCCCGGCGCCGACGGCATCGCCGAGTTCTGGGCCCTGCTGCGGCGCGGCGGCACCGCGTTCAGCGGGGTACCCGAGGTACGCCGCCGCGACTGGCCGCCGGACGCGCTGCCGCCGGCCGACGTCGGCACCGATCCGCAGGGCGGCTTCCTGAGCTGGGTCGACCAGTTCGACGCGGCCTTCTTTGGCATGTCGCCCCGGGAGGCCGCCGCCCTGGACCCGCAACACCGGCTGACGCTGGAGCTGGCCTGGGAGGCGCTGGAGGACAGCGGCCAGCCACGGCAGCGGTGGGCCGGCAGGCGGGCCGGGGTGTTCGTCGGGGCGATCGCCGACGACTATGCGGCCCTGGTGCACCGGGCCGGGCCGGCGGCGGTCGACCGGCACACCTTCACGGGCCTGCAACGAGGGCTGATCGCCAACCGGGTGTCCCGCCTGCTCGGCCTGACCGGCCCGAGCCTGACCGTCGACGCCGGCCAGTGTTCGTCCCTGCTCGCGGTGCACCTTGCCTGCGAACAGCTGTGGGCCGGCGATGTCGATCTCGCGCTCGCCGGCGGGGTGCATCTCAACCTGGCCCCCGACGGCTGGCTGGCGGCCGCCCGGTTCGGCGTGCTGGCCCGCAGCGGCGCCAGCGTCCCGTTCGACACCGCCGCCGACGGGTTCCGCCGCGGCGAGGGCGGCGGGCTCGTCGTGCTCAAGCCGCTGCGGCTGGCCGAGGCGGACGGCGACGACATCTACTGCTCCTGCTCGGCGGAGCGACCAACAACGACGGCGACGACGCGGATCCGGCGGTACCCGCCGTCTCCGGTCAGGAGGCGGTGCTGCGTCGGGCGTACCGGCGGGCCGGGGTGTCGCCGGCCGACGTGCAGTACGTCGAGCTGCACGGCACCGGCACCCGGCGGGGCGACCGGGTGGAGGCGACCGCCCTCGGCGCGGTGGTCGGCCGGGGCCGGCTCGCTGACCAGCCCGCGCGGGTCGGCTCGGTGAAGGCCAACATCGGGCATCTCGAAGGTGCGGCCGGCCTCGCCGGGCTGGTCAAGACCGCGCTCTGCATCCGCTACCGTGGCCTGCCCGCCCATCCAGGCTTCACCGGCTCCGGCTCCGGGTCGGCGACGGGCACGAGCGCGGGCCGGGCCGATGACGGCGACGACTCGGGGGCCGGCCGGCTGCCGCTGGCCGACCTCGGTCTGCGGGTGCAGCCGGAGTACGGGCCGTGGCCGGTGCCGGAGCGACTGCCGGTGGCCGGCGTCAGCTCCTTCGGTATCGGCGGCACCAACTGCCACCTGGTCCTGGCCGGGGTGTCGCTGCCGGCCGCGCCGCTGCCCCGGCCGACCGTCGGGCCGCCGGTGGTCTGCCCGCTCAGCGCCCGGTCCGACGCGGCACTGCGGGCGCAGGCCGACCGGCTGCACCGCTACCTGCTCGGCCACCCGGAGGTGGATCCACGCGACGTCGCGTACTCGCTGGAGACCACCCGTACGGTGCTACCGGTCCGGGCCGCGGTGGTCGCCGCCGACCGTGGTGAGCTGCTCGCCGGGTTGGTCGCGGTCGCGGCCCGCAGTCCGGCAGCCGGCACCGTGGTTCCCGGCACCGCACCCACCGGCGGGTACGCCGAACCGGTCCGGCTCGCCCATCGCCACGTCTCCGGTGACCCGATCGACTCGCCCGAGGCTCCGGCCGTTGGTCAGGGCCGGCGGATCCGGCTGCCGAGCTACCCGTACCAGCGGGACCGCCACTGGCTGCCGGCAACGAAGCCGCCAGCGGGCAACCGTACGGAACCTGGCCGTGGACTCGGCCAGCTCGGCTGCGGGATCGCTGCCGGCGACGATGCCGGCACCCGCGTACAGGCGGGCTGTGTGGTCCCGGGTGACGGCGCAGCGCAGGGCGACGACCCACTCGCCGTCGCCGGCGGCGTTCTCCCAACCCATCACACCAGTGTAGAAGCCACGGTCGAAGGTCTCGTACTCCGCGATGGCGGCGCGGGCGTCCCTGGTCGGGGTGCCACACATCGCCGGTGTCGGGTGCAACGCCGCGCCGAGCGTCAGCGAACTGATCGCCTGGTCGGGAACCCGGCCAGTGACCAGAGTGGACAAATGCCACATGCCGGATCCGGGCTGCGAGGCGGAGTAGAACGGCATGTCCGGGCGGTACCCGGCGAGCAGAGCGAGGGCGTCGGCGCACGCCGCGTCGGACCGTGCGGTGGTCATCGGCGAGTAGCCTCCCGGATCTCAGGCGCGCAGGGTTGCGCCGCCGTCGACGTACAGGTCGTGCATCGTGATGTGCCGAGCCTGATCGGAGGCGAGGAAGACGACCGCGTTGGCGATGTCGGCGGGTTCGACGAGACGGCCCAGCGGAATGCCGGTCCGGTAGGTCGCCAGGGAGCCCGCGATCACCCCGGTGGCGTCGTCCGGGCCTGTCCACAGCGCACGTTGCATCGCCGTGTCGGTGGAGCCCGGCGCGACCACGTTGCACCGCAAACCACGGTCGGCGAGTTCGAGGCCGAGGCACTTGGTCAGCAACGTCGTGGCGGCCTTGGCCGCAGCGTAGGCGGCCATCCCGAGGCGGGGTATCCCGGCCGCGTTCGAACTGACGGTGACGATGCTGCCCCGGCCGCGGTCGGCCATCCGCCGCCCGGCGCAGCGCAGCACGTGGAAGACCCCGGTGGTGTTGACGTCGAATGTGGCCCGCCAGTCGGTGTCGGTGGTCTCCAGGAGGTAGGCGGGCCGCAGGATCCCGGCGACCGGGACACAGATGTCCACCGGACCGAGGTCCGCCTCGGCGGCCGTGAAGACACGTTCTACGGCGGCGCAGTCGGTGACGTCGAGCCGGTACGCGCGTGAGCCGTCCAGCGTCACAGCAAGTCGGTGCGCCGCTTCACCGTCCGAATCGGTCAGCGCAACGATCGCGCCCCGCGAGGCCAGGGCAGTGGCCACGGCTGCGCCGATGCCCTGCGCCGCTCCGGTGACCAGAGCGGTCCGGCCGGCGATGCCGTCGGGTGTCATGCGTACGGTGCTCCTCACCTGATGACGGGAACCTCGTCGAGCCGTGTCGATCTTATTCGTCCGTCAACAAGATCCACCTACCTGGTGGTCTCGACGCGCCACCAGTCCTGCACATCGGTCGACCTGTCGGGCCGGAACTCCAGGGAGGTCCCGGTGCGAGTCCCGGGGCCCGTCCGATCTCGCCAGGGCGAGGTCGCAGAGAGCCGGACGGCGACCGGGTCGGATCCGCCGCGTGACGCAGTCTCGCTCAAGGAACGCTGGAACTGTGCTTGAATACGAGCAAGGAAATAGATGCTTGTTGACATAGAACTGAGAGTAAATCTAGGCTCGCTCACACACCAGACTGTTCCACTGCCTTTCCGTCGACCGCATCGGGGGGGTGAACGACGTCCGGTGGACTGCCGGAATCCGTCGTGAGAGGAGCCGAGTGGCTGAGATGAGGATGGCCGACTATCTCGACTTTGTTGGCGACCCCGGTCGGGATGACGTGGAGGGATGGCTGTATCCCACGGATGCCCATCTGATGAGCGTCGTCAACGACCTGCAAGTCGACCGCGGGTTCCGTGGCGACGTTCTGGAAATCGGTGCCTACAAAGGAAAGAGCGCGATCCTCCTGGGGTTCTTCCCCGAGGCTGGCGAATCGCTTACAGTCTGCGACATCTTCGACTCCGGAGCCCCGGTGAGTGACGGGAACGCGCGGGAAAACACGGCGTTCTATCCCGGTCTGCTCCAGACAGACTTCGAGAAGAACTACCTGCGGTTCCACGATCGTCTGCCGCGCGTGCACGTTGGGCCGTCCGAAGAGCTCGGCGAGATCGTAGCGCCGGGTTCGTGCCGGCTCGTGCACATCGACGGCGGGCACACCTACGAGGTCGCCCGCGCCGACATGGAGACTGCCCGCCGGGCCCTCGGTCCCGCCGGAATCGTCGTGGTCGACGACTGGTCGAGCGCCCACATCCCAGGCGTGGCAATGGCCTTGTGGGAGCGGTATCTGACCGGTGAGTTGATTCCGTTGGCCTTCACCAAGGGCAAGTTCTACGCCACCTGGGATCCGGCTGGTCTGACCGCCGGGGAGGTGGCGGATGCGGTGGCCACCCGCCCGGGCATCGAGGCCAGCGGCACCGTCCGACTCGGCCGGTACGCCGCTGCCGGCGTCACCATGACACCGGGCGACTGGCAGCGGTACAACGCCGGTCTACGGGCGGTCTACTCCAAGCTCTACGCCGACGGCGGAGCGTCCGCACCCCAGAGGGTGGGGTTCTGAAATGCGCGTGGCCGTCACCACCCACCCGAATCCCAGCCACCTGGTCGGTGCCCTGTCGGTGGCCCGCGTCGCCCGGCGCGCCGGTTACGAGGTGGCCGTCGTGTCGGGCCCCGGGGTCAGCGATCTGATCGAGGCGGCGGGGTTCCACACGCTGACCGTGCCGAGCATGCGGACGATAGACGAACTGCTCAGCGCCCGGGCCGCCGTCGTTGCCGGTGTACAGGCCCCGACACCGGCGGTCCCGCGTCCGGCCGGGGCCGGGATGCCGCTGGCACCCGCCCATCCCTTCGTCACCCCGTACACCGGTCGGCAGGCGACCGAGATCATCGAACTGCTCGGGCAGTGGCGACCCACCTGCGTCCTACGGGAGTGCACCGAACTGGGCGGCTACCTGGCGGCCGAATCCCTGGCATTGCCATATGCCACAGTGGATATAGCGCCGCTTTCGCCGTGCGCCCGGCCCGGCGCCCTCGATGAGCTCAATCGGCTGCGCGCCGAGGTCGATCTGCCGGCGACCGAGGATCCCTGGCACCCGGTACGACCGTTCCGGGTGGGACTGGTCCCGGCCGCCTTCTACCCGGCCGAGTTGCGCTGGCCCGGCGCCTCCTACTACCGCCCGTCCGTGGCGGACGAGCAGGAGGAACAGGTTGCCGCCGTCGACGTCTGCCTGCCCGACGGCGAGGGGCCCGTCGTATTGATGAGCCTGGGGATGAACGCGCCACGCTTCGACCCGCGGGCCGTCGACCTCATCAACGCCGCCGTCGAGGCGCTGGGGCAGCTCCCGGTGCGAGCCGTGGTGGCGATCGGATCGGATCAGGATCCAGCCGGGTGGGACGGAGCACGGGCTGCCAACGTACGGCTGGAGTCGTTCGTCCCGCAGCGCCAACTCCTGCCTCTGTGTGATCTCTTCATCACCCATGGAGGGTTCAATGGTGTCCGGGAGGCCATCGACTCCGGCGTACCGATGGTGACCCTGCCGTTGTTCGGCGACCACCCGGCCAGTGCAGCGCGCCTGGCTCAGCTCGGGCTGGCCCTGGAGGTGGACGCCGACACCGTCACCACGGCGGCGCTACGCGCGGCCGTGGCCACCGTCCTGAGCGACCCCGGCTACCGGACCCGCACCACAGACCTGCGTCGGTGGATGCGGGCCCTGCCGCCGCTGGACCGTCTGGCCGGCGACCTGCTTTCGCATGTCGCGGCTGCGGCCCGGTGACCGGACCCGATCGGCCGTGAGCATCAGTCGGACTCGAAAGGACCGCCATGAAGGTCGGAGTGACCGGAGCCTGTGGGTTCATCGGCACCTACGTCTGCGAGGAGCTGGCACAGCGGGGCCATGAACCCGTGGCCTTCGACCGCCACCGCCGAGTGACGGCTCCGCCCTGGGAGGTGATGCTCGGCGACGTCCGGGACGCAACCGCGATGCTCGAACTGGCGGCCCACTGCGACGCCGTCATCCACCTGGCCGCCGTTCTCGGCACACAGGAGACGATCGGCAACCCGCGCCCCGCGGCTGAGATCAACATATTCGGGGGACTGAACTTTCTCGAGGCGATCACCCAGTACGACCTGCCCGGCATCTACATCTGTGTGGGCAACCACACCATGAACAACTCGTATTCGATCACCAAGACGACCATTGAACGGTTCGTCCGGATGTACGGCGTGGAACGCGCTACCCGGGTCAGCAGCGTACGGGTAGTCAACGCATACGGGCCGCGTCAGCTCACGGCCGCGCCGTTCGGGTCGAGCAAGGTCCGGAAGATCACCCCGGCCGTCGTGTGCCGGGCACTGTCCGGCATGCCTGTCGAGTTGTACGGCGGTGGGCACCAGGTGTCGGACATGGTGTGGGTCGGCGACGTCGCCCGTGCCCTGGTCTCCGCTCTGGAGACGGTGGCGGCCGGACATGTCGTCGACGTGGTCGAAGTGGGTCCGGTCCGGTCGGCCACCATCCGCCAGTTGGCCGAGATCGCGATCGGCCTGGCCGCCGACCGCGGCTTCAGCCGGGTTCCCATCGTCGACCTGCCGATGCGACCGGGCGAGGACCCGCAGGTGCCGGTCAGAGCGGACGCACAGACGCTGCGCAGCATCGGCATCGATCCCGGCTCCCTGCGGGAGTTGTCCGACGGCCTGGCCGAGACGGTCGACTGGTTCATCAAGACCGAGGGCGAGCACTGGACCGCACCGAACGGTCTCCGCCGCGCCGGCTGACCCGGCACACCCACGTCGCCGAGGAAGGAACCATCCGTGACAGACCTCCCGCCAACGGGGGCGCACCACGACGGCCCGGTCCAGCTCTACCTGGATCTACTCAAGCGTTGCGTGACGAACGTGATCTACCAGGACCCGCCGATCTCTCCACCGTGGGTGCCGCAGACACCGTTCGATCTCGAGGCCCGTGTCGACGGGCTCGACTGCCCGAGCCAGGCGCACACGATGGTCGGCTTCGCCCGGCTCGACAATCTGCGCGAGCTCACCGAGCGGGTGCTGCGCGATGGCGTACCCGGGGATTTCCTCGAAGCCGGAGTCGGCCGCGGCGGTGCCATGATCTTCCTGCGCGGTGTGCTCAAGGCGTACGGCGTCGCGGACCGCCGGGTGTGGCTGGCCGACTCCTTCCAGGGCTTCCCGGAACCTCCCGCCGAAGCCCGGTACCAGCTGCGCGACGTGTACCCCGAGCTGGCCGGCGAGGCCGACGAGGGACGCCGGCAGGCCGCCGAGGCGATGAAGGCGCTGTTCCTCCGAGGCGGTTCAGCCGACGACGTACGGGAGAACTTCCGCCGGTACGACCTGCTCGACGAGCAGGTCCGACTGCTACCTGGATGGCTCGCCGACACGCTGCCGACCGCAGCGGTGCAACGACTGGCGATCCTGCGGGTCGACAACGACCTGTACGACTCCACGTACCTGACCCTGGAACACCTGTATCCCCGGGTCTCGCCCGGCGGGTACGTCGTCGTGGACGACTACCACTTCCTGGACGAGTGCCGGCAGGCCGTGCACGACTATCTCAAGGCCACCGGCGAGCCGGAGCCGGAACTGATCACCATCGACCGGTGCGGCGTGTACTGGCGTAGGGAGTCCTGAGCGGCTCTCCGACGCCGTGGGCCCCGGCCCCGGCGTCGCCCCAGGGGGGCGGGGCCGGAGCCGGGGCCCACGGCATCCGTCCAGTTCAGTCGTGAGGCCGTAGCCGCACCTCGAGTCGGGCGGGCCTGCGGTTGAACCGATTGCTGGCGATGGCCACGTCCGCCACCGGAGTGACCAGCGCGAGTGCGGGAAACCGGCCGAATAGCCGGCCGATGGACTCCTGCAGCTCGACCCGGGCCAGCGGCGCGCCCAGGCAGAAGTGGGCACCGGCGCCGAACACGAGGTGGCTGCCGACCGACCCACGGCAGAGGTCGAACGACTCGGGGGCCGTCAGCCGCAGCTCGTCGCGGCCTGCCGAGTCGATCGACACCAGCACCGCCGCGCCCGCCGGGACCACGACGCCGGCGACGGTGACGTCGCAGGTGGCGTACATCATGCCGGCAAAGCCGGTACTGGCTTGGGCGTACCGGAGAATCTCCTCGACGGCATCGTCGAGCGCCACCTCACCCGACCGCAACCGGGCCAGCTCGGCGGGGTGCTGGAACAGCGCCAGCAGCCCGTTGCCGAGCTGGGTCGCCACGGTCTCGTAACCGGCGACCGCCAGCAGAAGCACCGTGGAGACCAGCTCGTCGTCGGTGAGTTCACCCGGCTGTCGGATCAACTGGGACAGTGGACCGTCGCCGGGCCGGGCCCGGCGGACGCCGAGCAGCTCGACGGCGGCGCGGTGCAGGCGGGACATCACAGCACCGAAGGCCGCCATCGACGCACCGCTGTCCAGCAGAGACGCCGCCCACTCCTCGAAGGCGGGACGGATGTCGTCGGGCACCTCGAACAGCGCGTACAACACCCGCAGCGGCAGGCGGAAGGCGAAGCGCTCCATCAGGTCCACCGGCGGCGGGGTCCTGGCCAGCTCGTCGAGCAGTTCCTCGACGAGCTGTGCGACCTGGGGTCGCATGGCTTCGGCCTGCCGGACGTTGAACACCTGGTTGACGTGCCGGCGCCAGCGGGCGTGGTCCGCCGGATCGGCGATCGACAGCCCGAAGTCGAAGGCGGGTGCGGCGGGCCGGGCACGGCCTTCGGGGGACCCACCAGCCTGGCCGTCGACGGCCCGGGCACGCACCGGCCGCCGGCTGAACCGTTCGTCGGTCAGCACCTGCCGAACATGCTGGTAGCTGCTGACCAGGTATGCGGGTGTGCCGGTGGGAAGTCGGACCTGAGCGACTGGGGCTTCGCGGCGCAGCCGACCCAGAGCCGGCGGGAGGCGGAACGGGCATTCGGGTGGGAACGGATACGTCGGCGCAGGCTCGGCCGATGAACCTGAACCGGCGTGTCCCGGAGCGCCGCCGTCCGCTGAGGTGCCTTCCGTTTCGGTGCTCATTTCAAACTCCGCTGACAGGAGGATTGGTCCGCTGGTCATGAATCCCTGTAACGGACGAGAGTACGGGCCGCCCGCCAGTGAATCACAACATAACCCGGCCATCCCTGATCCGCAAGACATCACGGCGATGGTCGATGGCTAAGGTGCCTGCTCGTGTACCCGATAGTTCCCCCCTCACCTGCGGATTCTTGACATTGGCAGGGTGGTGTGGGCCGCCTGGACGGTCTCCTGGTCGGGTCCAAATGAACGCGACTATAGCGAAATATGACCGAGATCTTAGGTGATTTCCAGGGCGATCCGACGTGTGGTCGTGACGGGGGGATTTCCGATCGCCTCACGGCATTGTCTGTTCGCCCTCCTGTCTTCTAGGATCATTGGTGACTGTATTTTGTCGAGGAGGACGCCGTGGCGGCGAAGGGTCTTTACTGCTCCATCATCCTGTGGGATCTCTCCCAATCGGAACAGACGGTCACGTCACTGCGGAAACACCTTCGCGACTACGCTGTCGATGCCTATTCACGGATCCCCGGGCTACGCCAGAAGGTCTGGATCTCCTCGACCGGCCCGGAGGGTGAGCTCTGGGGCGCGGTCTACCTGTGGGACAACGAGGAGTCCGCGTACGGCAGACCGCCGGCCGTGTCCCGGGTAGGGGAGCTGATCGGCTACCGGCCGACCAGGAGGGAGTACTTCTCGGTCGAAGCAGCGGTCGAGGGCGTCAGCGCGGTCGGCGAGCTGATGGCCGGCCTCGGACTGGCGTACCAAGGTCCTGCGGCAGTGCCGCTCGGCCGGCCCAGGGAGTACGCCCCCGGTGCCGACGCGCCGGTCATTCCGATGGCGGAGATTGAGCCGGACACCCGCTCCTGACGGTCGAGTCCGTCCCGCTGCCCGAGCCGCGGCCTCACCGGCCGGTGGACGTCGGATAGGTCGCCGGGGACGCTGACGACAGACTTTCCAGGACCGACAGTGCATCGGTGCCACTCAGCGTCTCGCAGCTGCGGCTGACCAGGTAACACAGGAGGTACCGCTCCGCCATGGTCAGGCCGGCCGTGTGCAGTCCGAGATAGAGCAGGCTGGTACACAGGCGAACCGCTAGGAACGCCGGGTCGCTCTGGACGTACCGTTGGAGTGCCTCGGAGGCTGCCGCCCTGCGGTGAAACCCGCTCCGTGCCAGGTCGTTGTCGTGCGTACGGGGATCGACCGGTGCGGCCACCCGCACCACGCCCGACCGGAAGGCCGCCTCGAACTCCTGCCTCGCCGCCCGGGCGGTCCGGTACCACAACCCCGCCGGACCATCGGTCAGCAGCCCGGCGTCAGCAGCCCGGAGGACGCCCTTGACCGTCGTGTCCACGACGGATCGCGCACGCTGGTAGCGCTCGTCCATCGACGCCCGTGCGGCGGTCGGATCACGGCAGGTGCTGAGGAACGCCTCGGCGTGGGACCGGAAGCTGACGAAGCCTACCGGCACACCGTTGAGTGGCAGCTCCGAGGCGCCGGGCGCGGCCGATGGTCCCTGCGCCGCCAGCTGCGCGGCCATGACGGACAGGGCTTCCTTGACGAGAGCTTGCCGCTGCCGACGGCCGGCTGCGGCCAGCTGGATCAGGACCGGTCCGACCTGTCGCAGGAAGGTGCGGGTGAGGGCGGGCAGGGCCGGTCCGTCGAAGACCGGGCCGGCAAGCGGGACCAGGCTGGCGGGGCGTACCACCGCGGTGTCGGGGGTCGCGACGAGCCGGTGGTCCGTGCGATCGCGCGCCGTCGGGTACGCCGGGTCGACGGTCGCGTCGGCGGCGGCCGGCGACACGTGCTGGAAGCTGCCGCGCACCGCCCGGTAGACCTCCGCCAGGTCATCGCCGGAAGCCGCCCGTGCCTGCAGATACAGCGCGGGCGACCCGTGTGCGGTGACGTCACGGATGAGTACGGGGTCGGCGATCGGTACCGCGCCGTCCGAGGCCGCACGCAGTAGCGGCTCACCCATCTCGACGACGGTCGCGCACCAGTGGTCCGCCGCGACGACGAGCTCCAGCTCCCACCATCGGCAATCGGCGTCGGTCACGCCAACTCCGGCTGGGACATCGCCATCTCGAAGGCGAGCTCGATGAGCGTCACTCCCACGTTGCGTACCGGCAACCGGATGCCACGTTCGTCGCAGATGAGACCCCGTCCCCGCAGGAAGTCGGTCAGCGGCGCGATGGCTGGACGAGTGAGTACCTCGTCGAGGTCCGTGCCGGTGGAGACGAGCCATTCGTCGCGCAGGATGCCGTCGAACATCGCCAGGCCGGCCTGAAGGAACGAGATCAGGACCCGGTCCTGGCTGGCCGGGACCGCGATGTCGAAGCTGGTGGGGGCGTCGACGTAGCTGTGCAGCAGGCCCTTGCGATGCGCCAGGAACCGCTGATCCACCAGGGATATCGCCCCGGAGCCGAAGCCGACCGTATCGGCCCGCAGCTGGAAGTACATCGCCGCGAACGGCGACACCTTCCCGAAGTAGCCGGACGCGTATTCGCTCAGCCCGGCGGCGGTGATGAGCCGGCGGGCCTGGGTGAACAGGTGCTTCTGGTCGCGGAGGTAGCCGCGCTTCTCCTCGGGGTCCATCCGACGTCGCATGAACGTGCCAGGTGTGGGGCGGAACGAGTAGAGGGACAGATGGTTGATCGGCAGTTGCAGCGCCTTGTCGACCGTGTACCGCAGCTCGTCGAGTCGCTGATCCGGAAACCCGGACATGATGTCGATCGACACGTCGTCGAACCCCACCTCGCGGGCGGCGTGGGTGAGCCGGATGGCCTGGTCGGCGCTGTGCCGGCGGCCCAGCCGCCGCAGTCGATCGTCGTCGAACGACTGCACACCGCTGGACACCCGGTTGAAGCCGAGTTTCCGGAAGAAGGCCAGCCTCTCCGCGTCGACGGTGTCGGGACTGCACTCGATCGTGGCCTCGGCGACGGTGCTGAGATCGAACGCGTTCCGTAGGGCTGTCATGACGCGGGTGGCCTCGTCGTTGTCGAGGCTGCTGGCGGTGCCGCCACCCCAGTAGATCACGTACGACAGGGCGTCGGTCTCGGCCAGCTCGGCACCGCGCTCGCCGATCTCCCGGCAGAGCGCGTCGATGTACCTCTCACGGACGGAGTCGCCGGGCTTGCGGAGGAGGTCCTTGTTGGGGATCGCCTGCACCCAGTCGCAGAACGTGCAGCGTGAGTGACAGAACGGTACGTGCACATACAGCAGCAGGACGCGCCTGTCCGCAGTGCTGCTGGGAAGGCCGAGCTGGTTGTCGGCGGCGGTGGCGGTCCTCATCAGCCGGTCCTTTCAAGCGTCTGCGGGTTGGCCGCCGTCCGAGCGTGTCCCGTGGCGGTGGGGCCGTCGACCACGGGACACGCTCAGCCGTGCGAGCGTTCTCTACGCCGAATCTCCGGCCGCTGCCGGCCGACCCAGGCGGTCGAGGGTGATCAGGAGGAGCAGCTGCAGCTGCACTCGCAGGTGGTGCAGGACGCCGACATGACCTTCGCGACGACCTCGCTGTCCTCGAGCCGGCTCTCGTCCAGGAACTCCGAGATCTCC
Proteins encoded:
- a CDS encoding NAD-dependent epimerase/dehydratase family protein; translated protein: MKVGVTGACGFIGTYVCEELAQRGHEPVAFDRHRRVTAPPWEVMLGDVRDATAMLELAAHCDAVIHLAAVLGTQETIGNPRPAAEINIFGGLNFLEAITQYDLPGIYICVGNHTMNNSYSITKTTIERFVRMYGVERATRVSSVRVVNAYGPRQLTAAPFGSSKVRKITPAVVCRALSGMPVELYGGGHQVSDMVWVGDVARALVSALETVAAGHVVDVVEVGPVRSATIRQLAEIAIGLAADRGFSRVPIVDLPMRPGEDPQVPVRADAQTLRSIGIDPGSLRELSDGLAETVDWFIKTEGEHWTAPNGLRRAG
- a CDS encoding TylF/MycF/NovP-related O-methyltransferase, translating into MTDLPPTGAHHDGPVQLYLDLLKRCVTNVIYQDPPISPPWVPQTPFDLEARVDGLDCPSQAHTMVGFARLDNLRELTERVLRDGVPGDFLEAGVGRGGAMIFLRGVLKAYGVADRRVWLADSFQGFPEPPAEARYQLRDVYPELAGEADEGRRQAAEAMKALFLRGGSADDVRENFRRYDLLDEQVRLLPGWLADTLPTAAVQRLAILRVDNDLYDSTYLTLEHLYPRVSPGGYVVVDDYHFLDECRQAVHDYLKATGEPEPELITIDRCGVYWRRES
- a CDS encoding cytochrome P450, with amino-acid sequence MLTDERFSRRPVRARAVDGQAGGSPEGRARPAAPAFDFGLSIADPADHARWRRHVNQVFNVRQAEAMRPQVAQLVEELLDELARTPPPVDLMERFAFRLPLRVLYALFEVPDDIRPAFEEWAASLLDSGASMAAFGAVMSRLHRAAVELLGVRRARPGDGPLSQLIRQPGELTDDELVSTVLLLAVAGYETVATQLGNGLLALFQHPAELARLRSGEVALDDAVEEILRYAQASTGFAGMMYATCDVTVAGVVVPAGAAVLVSIDSAGRDELRLTAPESFDLCRGSVGSHLVFGAGAHFCLGAPLARVELQESIGRLFGRFPALALVTPVADVAIASNRFNRRPARLEVRLRPHD
- a CDS encoding radical SAM protein, translating into MRTATAADNQLGLPSSTADRRVLLLYVHVPFCHSRCTFCDWVQAIPNKDLLRKPGDSVRERYIDALCREIGERGAELAETDALSYVIYWGGGTASSLDNDEATRVMTALRNAFDLSTVAEATIECSPDTVDAERLAFFRKLGFNRVSSGVQSFDDDRLRRLGRRHSADQAIRLTHAAREVGFDDVSIDIMSGFPDQRLDELRYTVDKALQLPINHLSLYSFRPTPGTFMRRRMDPEEKRGYLRDQKHLFTQARRLITAAGLSEYASGYFGKVSPFAAMYFQLRADTVGFGSGAISLVDQRFLAHRKGLLHSYVDAPTSFDIAVPASQDRVLISFLQAGLAMFDGILRDEWLVSTGTDLDEVLTRPAIAPLTDFLRGRGLICDERGIRLPVRNVGVTLIELAFEMAMSQPELA
- a CDS encoding thiocillin/thiostrepton family thiazolyl peptide, with translation MENELSTLDIDDLEISEFLDESRLEDSEVVAKVMSASCTTCECSCSCSS